The sequence TTCGACCTCGGCGGCCCGCCTCAAGGCTTTGCTCAAGGACCATTGTGGCGGGATGCCGGCATGGACGATGGTCGTCTCCCGCTCGGTGTCGTGATGGATCAGCTTCTGCTGTCGCAGCCAGTCGATCAGATCGTCCCGGTCAGGCGCATCGAGGATGGGCCTGAGCGTGTCGGATCTTTTGAGTCGTTCGATATTGTAGGCAACGGCGAGCAGGTGCAGGTCATGATTGCCAAGCACCGTGACGCCCGAGCTGCCCAGGTCCCGCACGAAGCGTAGCGCCTCGAGCGATTGTGGGCCACGGTTGACCAGGTCGCCGGCGAGCCACAGGCAGTCGCGCGAGGGGCTGAAATCGACCCGTCGCAGCAGGCAGACGAGAGGTTCGAGGCAACCTTGCAGGTCGCCAACGGCATAGGTAGTCAATGCAAGGCTCCAGGTACGGCCAGCCGGAAGGGTGCAATCATGGCCTCGAAGCGGTGCCCATCCTCGGCAAGCATCTGATAGCTGCCTTGCATGGTCCCGACACGCGATGCCATCAGGGTGCCGCTGGTATAGACATGACGCTGGCCGGGTGCGATCACCGGCTGCTCGCCGACCACGCCGGCGCCGCGCACTTCCTGCACCTGGCCATCGCCGTCGGTAATGATCCAGTGGCGAGACAGCAGTTGTGCGATGAGCTGGCCTTTGTTTTCGATCGTTACCCTGTAGGCAAAGGCGTAACGGTTTTGTTCCGGCTGTGACTGGTCGGCCAGATAGGTCGGGCTGACGCTGACGTCGATCCGGTAGCGGGGGTCTTCAGGCATGGTGGCTCCTGCTGATGGGTTCGCCTTCAGACGCGGGCGCAGCTGCGGGCGGAAAGTTGGTCTGACAATCTTACGAACGCGGCCAGGTCCAGCTGTTCCGGGCGAAGGCTGCCGTCGACGTCGGCCGCGGCAATGTCGGGCGCATCGAGCAGGCCCTTGAGCGTGTTGCGCAGCGTCTTGCGACGCTGGTTGAAAGCCTGTCGGACCACGGTTTCCAGCTGACGATGATCGCGTGCCGGGTGGGGCAGCACCTCATGCGGTACCAGGCGCACGATGGCGGAGTCGACCTTCGGTGCCGGATTGAAGGCGCCAGGACCTACGTTGAACAGATGTTCCACACGGCAGTGATACTGCACCATGATCGACAAGCGCCCCCAGTCGCCGCCGCCCGGTTGCGCGGCGAGCCGTTCGACCACTTCCTTCTGCAGCATGAAATGCATGTCACCGATCAGGCAGGCATGGTCGAGCAGATGAAAGATCAGCGGCGTGGAGATGTTGTACGGCAGGTTACCGACGACCCGCAGGCTGCCGGGCGCCTGGCCGAGCTGAGCGAAGTCGAACTTCAGGGCATCGCCCTGATGCAGCGCGAAGTTGTCGCGCTCGGCGAATTTGTGCCGGAGGATCGGAATCAGGTCCAGATCCAGCTCGACCACATCCAGGTGCGCGCCACTGTCGAGCAGCCCTTCGGTCAGGGCGCCCTGACCCGGCCCGATCTCTACCATGCGATCACCCGGCTTGGCGTGGATGGCGCGCAGGATGCGATGGATCACGCCGGCATCGTGGAGGAAGTTCTGGCCGAAACGCTTGCGCGCGCGGTGTTGATAGTTCTCGGACATGGACAGCAGCACCCAGGGAGCAGCTTGAAGCGGGAAGCTCGAAGCGAAAAGGTGCGCAGTTTAACAGGCTGGGGTGGATGTCGCTTTTGGCTTCGAGCAAAGCTGCGATCCGTGGAGCAGCGAGCGCACCCTGCATGCAGTGGGCCGGTGGCGTCGCTGATGGCCCTTGGCGGGCATCGGTGGCGTGCGCCGAGCGATACCGCCAGCCGCATCGACCCGCTTCCAGCTACCGAGCCATCTGATACGCCGTTTCAAGCGCCACCTGCAGGCTGCCGGTATCGATACGCCCGGTACCGGCAAGATCCAGCGCTGTGCCGTGATCGACCGAGGTGCGCACGATCGGCAAGCCCAGCGTGACGTTGACGGCCGCGCCGAAGCCCTTGTACTTGAGCACCGGCAAGCCCTGGTCGTGATACATCGCCAGCACCGCATCGCAGTGCTCGAGGTGTTTGGGCGTGAACAGGGTGTCGGCGGGCAGCGGGCCGATGAGGTCGATGCCTTCCTGGCGAAGCGCTTGCAGCGCAGGCTCGATGATCTCGATTTCCTCGCGCCCCAAATGTCCGCCTTCGCCGGCGTGGGGGTTGAGCCCGCAGACGAGAATGCGAGGACGGGCGATGCCGAACTTTGCCACCAGATCGCTATGAAGGATGCGCGTCACGCGCTGCAGGCGCTCGGCAGTGATGGCTGCGGCCACGTCCATGAGTGGCAGATGCGTGGTGACCAGTGCAACGCGCAGGCCGCGGGTGGCGAGCATCATCACCACCTGCTCGGTGCCCGTCAGTTGTGCGAGAAATTCGGTGTGACCGGAAAAAGGGATGCCCGCCTCGTTGATGACGCCCTTGTGCACGGGCGCGGTAATCATGCCGGCGAAGCTGCCATCCAGGCAGCCTTCACCGGCGCGTTGCAGCGTGGCAAGCACGTAGCGGGCGTTTGCGGGACTGAGCTGACCGCTGACGGCCGGCGAGGCGAGTGGCGTGTCCCAAACGTACAGGCTGCCCGCCGGTGCCGGTTGGCTCGGCCAACGCGCGGGAGTCACTTCGATCAGCGTGACGTTCAGTCCCAGCTCGGCCGCACGCGCGTGCATCAGCTCGGCACTGGCAACGGCAATCAGGGCATGGGGATGACTGTCGCGTGCCAGCAGCAGGCAGAGATCCGGACCGATGCCGGCGGGCTCGCCGGGCGTAAGGGCGAAGCGTTTGGCGATCATGTGATCAGTCCTTGAGGCAGAAAAAAAACGGGCCGGCCAAACTGGCAGGCCCGCTGATGGGGTACTACTTCGAGCGCGTCGGTATCAGATCTTGATCTCGACGTAGGCTTCGTCACGAATCTGGCGCAACCAGGCTTGCAGCTCTTCATCGTACTTACGGTTGCGCAGCAACGTGAGCGCCTGTTGCTCGCGAAATTCTTCGCTGGCGTCTGTCGCGCGGCGTCCGAGCACCTCAAGGATATGCCAGCCGTACGCCGTCTTGAATGCGTCGGACAACTGGCCGCTCGGGGTGTTGGCCATGACTTCACGGAACTCCGGAACCAGGGAGCTCGGATCGATCCAGTTCAGGTCGCCACCGTTGAGCGCCGAGCCCGGGTCCTCGGAGAAGTTCTTCGCCAGTTCGGAGAAGCTTTCGCCGGCCAGGATACGGTCGCGCAGGCGTTCGACCAGGCGGCGGCTTTCCTCATCGCTGCGAATCTGGCTCGGCTTGATCAGGATGTGGCGCACGTGGATCTCGTCGCGTACCTGAGTGTCGCCGCCGCGCTTGTCGAGGACCTTGAGCAGAATGAAACCGGGCGGCGTCCGGACCGGTTGGGTGAAATCCCCAACGTTCATC is a genomic window of Stutzerimonas stutzeri containing:
- a CDS encoding symmetrical bis(5'-nucleosyl)-tetraphosphatase, with translation MTTYAVGDLQGCLEPLVCLLRRVDFSPSRDCLWLAGDLVNRGPQSLEALRFVRDLGSSGVTVLGNHDLHLLAVAYNIERLKRSDTLRPILDAPDRDDLIDWLRQQKLIHHDTERETTIVHAGIPPQWSLSKALRRAAEVEQALRDDAMLQPFLDGMYGNQPAKWNKELHGVPRLRLITNYFTRMRFCKADGTLDLQAKEGLESAPPGFAPWFSHSNRKTRGCKIIFGHWAALEGHCDEPNVYALDTGCVWGNTMTLMNLDSGELHRCDCEAPHD
- the rsmA gene encoding 16S rRNA (adenine(1518)-N(6)/adenine(1519)-N(6))-dimethyltransferase RsmA, yielding MSENYQHRARKRFGQNFLHDAGVIHRILRAIHAKPGDRMVEIGPGQGALTEGLLDSGAHLDVVELDLDLIPILRHKFAERDNFALHQGDALKFDFAQLGQAPGSLRVVGNLPYNISTPLIFHLLDHACLIGDMHFMLQKEVVERLAAQPGGGDWGRLSIMVQYHCRVEHLFNVGPGAFNPAPKVDSAIVRLVPHEVLPHPARDHRQLETVVRQAFNQRRKTLRNTLKGLLDAPDIAAADVDGSLRPEQLDLAAFVRLSDQLSARSCARV
- the apaG gene encoding Co2+/Mg2+ efflux protein ApaG, with product MPEDPRYRIDVSVSPTYLADQSQPEQNRYAFAYRVTIENKGQLIAQLLSRHWIITDGDGQVQEVRGAGVVGEQPVIAPGQRHVYTSGTLMASRVGTMQGSYQMLAEDGHRFEAMIAPFRLAVPGALH
- the pdxA gene encoding 4-hydroxythreonine-4-phosphate dehydrogenase PdxA, which codes for MIAKRFALTPGEPAGIGPDLCLLLARDSHPHALIAVASAELMHARAAELGLNVTLIEVTPARWPSQPAPAGSLYVWDTPLASPAVSGQLSPANARYVLATLQRAGEGCLDGSFAGMITAPVHKGVINEAGIPFSGHTEFLAQLTGTEQVVMMLATRGLRVALVTTHLPLMDVAAAITAERLQRVTRILHSDLVAKFGIARPRILVCGLNPHAGEGGHLGREEIEIIEPALQALRQEGIDLIGPLPADTLFTPKHLEHCDAVLAMYHDQGLPVLKYKGFGAAVNVTLGLPIVRTSVDHGTALDLAGTGRIDTGSLQVALETAYQMAR